Part of the Candidatus Limnocylindria bacterium genome, CTGCTCGCGTCGCATCCTCGAGAACGCGAAGCCCCAGAGCTTCAGCGCTTGGAAGCGCTTGTTGCGGAACACGTTGTACGTGATCGCCTGCAGGTCGGCGCCGGCTTCGCGCAGCCGCGCGGCGCGTTCGAGGGCGCGCGAGTCCGTCGAGGGGAACTGGAACGAGCCGGTGTCGGTCATGATGCCGATGAGCGCGGCCGTCGCCATGTCGGCGGTCCACTTCACGCCTAGCGCGTCGATGACGCGCGACACGATCTCCGCGGTCGCCGCGGACGAGACGTCGACCAGGTTCACCGAGCCGAACCGATCGTTCGACGCGTGATGATCGATGTTCACCAGGGTCGGGCCAGCTGGCAGGGCGAACTTCGCCCGCTCGGCCGATCCGAAGTCGACGGTAACGATGACGTCCGACGTCGCGGGCGGCGGCTCGGTGGTGTAGCGATCGGCCCACGCGAGAAATCGGGCGTGCTCCGGCACTGCGTCGGCGCAGTGGAGCGTGACGCGCTTGCCGAGGCTATCGAGCGCCAGACCGAGGGCGATTCCCGAGCCGATCGTGTCCGGATCGGGGTCGCGATGCGACACGATCGCGATGGTCTTCGCGCCGCGTAGCGTCTCGACGAGCTCTCTCACGAGTGGCCCTCTCCTTCCCGCGCCTCACGCAAGAGCGAAGAGATCCGTGCCGCGCGCTCCGCGGTCTGGTCGGAGAAAAAGGCGAGGTCCGGGACGTAGCGAAGATCCGTCCGCGCGCCGATCTCGTGACGAAGATATGGTCGGGCCTCGTTGAGCGCGACCATCGTCGAGCGCACCTGATCCTGGTCGCCAAGGACGCTGACGTGCACCTTGGCGCTGCGAAGGTCGGGCGTGACCTCAACGCCGGTCACCGTCGCGAAAGCGATGCGCGGATCGCGCAGCTCCTCGCTGATGATCATCGCGAGCTCGCGCTGCAGCAGCGCGTTGACGCGGTCCGCTCGCTTGTACGCCACCCTGCGATTACCTCGGCTTTGGCTGGACGGTGTACGCCTCGATGACGTCGCCGACCCGGATGTCGTTCGTGTCGAGCGTGATGCCGCACTCGAGACCCGCCGCGACCTCGCGCACGTCGTCCTTCACTCGGCGCAGCGACTCGATGTGCCCGTCGTGCGCGGCCTCGCCGCCGCGCAGCAGGCGCGTCTGCACGCCGCGGCGCATGACACCGTCGAGGACGCCGCAGCCGGCGATCGTCGTCTTGCCGGCGGTGAAGATCTGCCGGACCTCGGCGTGGCCGATGACTGTCTCGACCATTACGGGCTCGAGCATCCCGGTGAGCGCTTTCTGCACGTCGTCGAGGAGCTCGTAGATGACCTTGTACTGGCGAACGTCGACGCTCGTCTGATCGGCGACCCGCTTGGCGGGCGCCTCCATCTTCGTGTTGAAGCCGATCACCACCGCGCTCGAAGCCGCGGCGAGCGTCAGGTCGGACTCGGTGATGTCACCCACGGCGTCGTGGATGACCTGGAGGCCGACCTCGTCCTGCGGGATCTTCGCGAGCGCCCCCTTGATCGCCTCGAGGGAGCCCTGCACGTCGGCCTTAAGGACGAGCTTCAGCTCCTTGGCCTTTCCTTCCTTGACCTGCGCGAACATCTCGTCCAGCGTCGCGGGCTTCTCCGACGCGCCCGCACCGGCGCGCTCTCGCGCGTTCGCGGCGACGAGGGCCTTGGCGGTCTTCTCGTCCGGCACGACCCGGAAGACATCGCCCGCCTCTGGGACGCCCGGCAGTCCGAGGATCTCGACCGGACGGGACGGCTCGGCGCGGCCAACGGGCTTGCCCTTGTCGTCGGTCATGGCTTTCACGCGACCGGCCGCGACGCCCGCGACGACGAAGTCGCCGCGCTCGAGGGTCCCCGTCTGCACCAGGACCGTCGCGACGGGGCCGCGCTTCGTGTCGAGGTGCGCCTCGACGACGCGACCGATCGCGGGCCGATCCGGGTTCGCAGTGAGCTCGGCGACGTCCGCCACGAGCAGAACGGTCTCCAGCAGGTCGTCGATGCCCAGCTTGGTGCGCGCCGATACCGCGACGAGCGGCGTGTCGCCGCCGTATTCCTCGATCGTCACTCCGTGCTCCGCGAGCTGCGCCTTCACCTGGTCTGGATTCGCGTCGGCCTTGTCCATCTTGTTCAGCGCGACGACGATCGGCACACCCGCTGCCTTCACGTGCGAGATCGCCTCGATCGTCTGCGGCTGCACACCGTCGTCCGCCGCGACGACGAGGATCGCCACGTCGGTGATCTGCGCGCCACGCGCGCGCATCGCGGTGAACGCTTCGTGACCTGGTGTATCGAGGAACGTGACCTTACGGTCGTTGTACTCGATCTGGTACGCGCCGATGTGCTGCGTGATGCCGCCCGCTTCGCGCGCGGTCACGTTGGTGGTGCGGATCGCGTCGAGGAGGCTCGTCTTCCCGTGGTCGACGTGTCCGAGGATCGTGATGACCGGTGGGCGCGGTTTCAGCTTGCTCGCGTCGTCCTCGGTCCAGAGCTCCGGCTTGAGCGGGGCGATCTCGGCTTCGGTGTCCTCAACGGCCGGTGGCGCCTCTTCCTCGGCCTTGGTGTCGATGCCGAGCTCGGTCGCGACGAGGCTCGCGGTGTCGAAGTCGATCGTCGTGTTGATCGACGCCATCGTGCCCATATTCACCAGCGCGCGCATGAGGTCGACGATGCTGACGTCGAGCAGCGTCGCGAGCTCCCGCACCGAGACCTGCTTCGGCAGGACGACCGGCGGACGTCCTTCGATGACCGCCACCGCCGGAGCGGCCTGCTCGACCGGTGCGACGGCCGGCTGAGGGCGCTGCGGCCTACGGCCCCGTGGTCGGGGGCCGCGCTGTGGCGGGAAACGCCGGGGTCGTGCTTTGGGCATTACGCGGTCTCCTTCTGTCGTACGAGCGCTGCTTGCTCTAGTTCTACCGCTAGTCGCGCCGCCGTGACGGCCTCGATCGGGATCTCGAGGGCTTTTGCGAGGGCTCCCTCGCGCAGTCCCCGCTCGAGGCAGGCCCGATCGGGGTCAAGGTACGCGCCCCGGCCGGGGGCCTTGCCGCGAAGGTCGACGCTCAGCTCGCCTGCGGGGGAGCGCACGATGCGCACCAGCTCCCGCTTCGCGCGGACGGTGTGGCAGGCCACGCACGTTCGCTGCGGAAGGGGCCGACGGCCGG contains:
- a CDS encoding YlxR family protein, which produces MACHTVRAKRELVRIVRSPAGELSVDLRGKAPGRGAYLDPDRACLERGLREGALAKALEIPIEAVTAARLAVELEQAALVRQKETA
- the rbfA gene encoding 30S ribosome-binding factor RbfA, translated to MAYKRADRVNALLQRELAMIISEELRDPRIAFATVTGVEVTPDLRSAKVHVSVLGDQDQVRSTMVALNEARPYLRHEIGARTDLRYVPDLAFFSDQTAERAARISSLLREAREGEGHS
- the infB gene encoding translation initiation factor IF-2 — translated: MAVIEGRPPVVLPKQVSVRELATLLDVSIVDLMRALVNMGTMASINTTIDFDTASLVATELGIDTKAEEEAPPAVEDTEAEIAPLKPELWTEDDASKLKPRPPVITILGHVDHGKTSLLDAIRTTNVTAREAGGITQHIGAYQIEYNDRKVTFLDTPGHEAFTAMRARGAQITDVAILVVAADDGVQPQTIEAISHVKAAGVPIVVALNKMDKADANPDQVKAQLAEHGVTIEEYGGDTPLVAVSARTKLGIDDLLETVLLVADVAELTANPDRPAIGRVVEAHLDTKRGPVATVLVQTGTLERGDFVVAGVAAGRVKAMTDDKGKPVGRAEPSRPVEILGLPGVPEAGDVFRVVPDEKTAKALVAANARERAGAGASEKPATLDEMFAQVKEGKAKELKLVLKADVQGSLEAIKGALAKIPQDEVGLQVIHDAVGDITESDLTLAAASSAVVIGFNTKMEAPAKRVADQTSVDVRQYKVIYELLDDVQKALTGMLEPVMVETVIGHAEVRQIFTAGKTTIAGCGVLDGVMRRGVQTRLLRGGEAAHDGHIESLRRVKDDVREVAAGLECGITLDTNDIRVGDVIEAYTVQPKPR
- a CDS encoding bifunctional oligoribonuclease/PAP phosphatase NrnA yields the protein MRELVETLRGAKTIAIVSHRDPDPDTIGSGIALGLALDSLGKRVTLHCADAVPEHARFLAWADRYTTEPPPATSDVIVTVDFGSAERAKFALPAGPTLVNIDHHASNDRFGSVNLVDVSSAATAEIVSRVIDALGVKWTADMATAALIGIMTDTGSFQFPSTDSRALERAARLREAGADLQAITYNVFRNKRFQALKLWGFAFSRMRREQEGQLVWTEVTREDFASAEALDEDISGLVEQIARANGMRVALLFNEHDAGAIKVSCRTSAWAPSVDASALMTRFGGGGHVRAAGALITGNVSDVRESVLRAAREALAAARAAQPVAEGIA